From one Rhodamnia argentea isolate NSW1041297 chromosome 1, ASM2092103v1, whole genome shotgun sequence genomic stretch:
- the LOC115727828 gene encoding probable ATP synthase 24 kDa subunit, mitochondrial: MAFTSRLLSRSRQLCGIQTILLRDHAAPVRFFAKEAAPPALKGDEMLKGIFLEVKKKFETAIGVLRKEKITIAPEDPAAVAQYAKVMKTVREKADLFSESQRIQYTIQTRTQDIPDARTYLLTLKEIRIKRGLTDDLGAEAMMMDALEKVEKEIKKPLMRNDKKGMALLMAEFDKVNKKLGIRKEDLPKYEEQLELKIAKAQLEELKKNALEAMETQMKREEFKDEQMVDVKSLDIRNFI; this comes from the exons ATGGCGTTCACTTCTCGCCTCCTATCCAGGTCTCGGCAG TTGTGTGGTATTCAGACAATTTTACTGCGGGACCATGCTGCACCTGTCCGTTTCTTTGCCAAAGAAGCTGCTCCTCCTGCCCTCAAGGGAGATG AGATGTTGAAGGGTATCTTTCTGGAGGTCAAGAAGAAGTTTGAGACTGCCATAGGAGTTTtgaggaaggaaaaaattaccattGCCCCTGAAGATCCAGCTGCAGTGGCTCAGTACGCGAAGGTCATGAAGACAGTAAGAGAGAA GGCGGATTTGTTCTCGGAATCACAGAGGATCCAGTACACAATCCAGACACGCACGCAGGACATACCAGATGCTCGTACATATCTTTTGACTTTGAAGGAGATTCGAATCAA GAGAGGTCTTACTGATGACCTTGGTGCAGAGGCAATGATGATGGATGCATTGGAGAAagttgaaaaggaaattaagaaGCCGCTTATGAGAAACGACAAGAAAGGAATGGCTCTTCTCATGGCAGAGTTTGATAAGGTCAATAAGAA GCTTGGAATTCGCAAGGAAGATCTGCCAAAGTATGAGGAGCAGTTGGAACTTAAGATTGCCAAAGCACAATTGGAggagttgaagaaaaatgctcttgaagctATGGAAACCCAGATGAAGAG GGAAGAATTTAAGGATGAGCAAATGGTTGACGTGAAGTCCTTGGATATCAGAAACTTCATCTGA